The following are encoded in a window of Massilia sp. R2A-15 genomic DNA:
- the otnI gene encoding 2-oxo-tetronate isomerase, with protein MLKFAANLTMMFTEHPFPQRFAAAAAAGFRGVEFLFPYDHTPQEVAQWLDENKLENALFNLPPGDWAAGERGIACLPGREEEFRAGVQKGLEYAKALGTKRVHMMAGLIPADADLAVCRATYLTNLRHAAGVFEPHGITVVIEPINGRDMPGYFLVTQAQGHEMREASGAPNVKVQMDFYHAQIVEGDLAMKFRQHFDGIGHVQIASVPARNEPDDGEVNYPYLYRVLEELGYDGWIGCEYRPRGRTEDGLGWLAAVSKGEAK; from the coding sequence ATGTTGAAATTTGCTGCCAACCTCACGATGATGTTCACCGAACATCCGTTCCCGCAGCGCTTTGCCGCCGCGGCCGCCGCCGGCTTCCGCGGCGTCGAATTCCTTTTCCCTTACGACCACACGCCGCAGGAAGTGGCGCAATGGCTCGACGAAAACAAGCTGGAGAACGCGCTGTTCAACCTGCCGCCTGGCGACTGGGCGGCCGGCGAGCGCGGCATCGCCTGCCTGCCGGGCCGCGAAGAGGAATTTCGCGCGGGCGTGCAGAAGGGTCTCGAATACGCCAAGGCGCTCGGCACCAAACGCGTCCACATGATGGCGGGGTTGATTCCGGCCGATGCCGACCTGGCGGTCTGCCGCGCCACCTACCTTACCAACCTGCGCCACGCGGCCGGTGTGTTCGAGCCGCACGGCATCACCGTCGTCATCGAGCCGATCAACGGCCGCGACATGCCGGGCTACTTCCTCGTCACGCAGGCGCAGGGGCACGAGATGCGCGAAGCGTCGGGCGCGCCGAACGTCAAGGTGCAGATGGACTTCTACCACGCGCAGATCGTCGAGGGCGACCTGGCGATGAAATTCCGCCAGCACTTCGACGGCATCGGCCACGTGCAGATCGCCAGCGTCCCCGCGCGCAACGAGCCGGACGATGGCGAAGTCAATTACCCCTATCTGTACCGGGTGCTCGAAGAGCTGGGCTACGACGGCTGGATCGGCTGCGAATACCGGCCGCGCGGGCGCACCGAGGACGGCCTTGGCTGGCTTGCCGCCGTATCGAAAGGAGAAGCCAAATGA